One Plasmodium vinckei vinckei genome assembly, chromosome: PVVCY_09 genomic region harbors:
- a CDS encoding acyl-CoA-binding protein, putative codes for MILTPRKSFCFFNIASIIAIAYALNKYNRENDGELVKKFNEVKEWLIKEGIILYRKYRLLKMPKIDKNVTIDMSDKELEEKFNQASNAVKIVQAKLQFEQWIYLYGLYKQITFGDIKSDSKSSSLHNDEMIKAEQLNAWRNCQGLNKKVCKYLYVKYFNELFPNGVETSNSNFQIDLKKNISKMKPLTDRFFGSNNSVTKDSEESLSDILCNYIVSQNMSLIKKTIKAHPDLINAKNRDGLTPLHYACDRGFLEIVKFLIKAGANINEEDSFGDSVLHIAAYSGKMEIIKFLINAGVNIHKKNAEGLTYEAILGQL; via the coding sequence atgattcTTACACCGCGTAAATCATTTTGCTTTTTCAATATCGCATCGATAATAGCTATAGCATATGCattgaataaatataatcgAGAAAATGATGGAGAacttgtaaaaaaatttaatgaagTAAAAGAATGGCTAATTAAGGAAggcataatattatatagaaaatacagattattaaaaatgcctaaaattgataaaaatgtaacaaTAGATATGAGTGATAAAGAATTAgaagaaaaatttaatcAAGCAAGTAATGCTGTTAAAATTGTTCAAGCAAAATTACAATTTGAACAatggatatatttatatggattatataaacaaataacaTTCGGTGATATAAAAAGTGATAGTAAATCTTCATCACTGCATAATGATGAAATGATTAAAGCTGAGCAATTAAATGCTTGGAGAAATTGTCAAggattaaataaaaaagtttgtaaatatttatatgtaaaatattttaatgaattatttCCTAATGGTGTAGAAACTTCTAATTCTAATTTTCAaattgatttaaaaaaaaatataagtaaaATGAAACCATTGACAGATCGATTTTTTGGAAGTAATAATTCAGTTACAAAAGATTCGGAAGAAAGTTTATcagatatattatgtaattatattgtttcacaaaatatgtcattaattaaaaaaacaattaaagCTCATCCAGATTTAATAAATGCAAAAAACAGAGATGGACTAACACCATTACATTATGCATGTGATAGAGGATTTTTAGAGATTgtcaaatttttaataaaagcCGGTgcaaatattaatgaagaAGATTCCTTTGGAGATTCAGTATTACATATAGCTGCTTATTCTGgcaaaatggaaataattaaatttttaataaatgccggagtaaatatacataaaaaaaatgctgAAGGTTTAACTTATGAGGCTATTCTCGGTCAGTTATAA
- a CDS encoding myosin light chain B, putative, whose product METLKGSIIQNIYTPKTNKIKNVNERKNTSLFRDDSVYFYNDVNTEAISLLDRATQQIDYNMIKNDCILYKDGNKNQHTKKEKEFDKITKIVNDADYLNSLKSKMHTTDIEKIIQPLGIYSSKKKSKSHGEKDNDIIYKNKYESLKKEYDDLKERMDIKIDLELIKSGAFYTKEDIHDVLRLIKKYQSKIKEKKDIIDTQNNVIENIMEQTKLNRNKFIVEKKKNEDMAKICNSYYHQSKKTQMKMKMLKYSFLEYKMALENIVSCCEQIGGDKIILMDAIKSAKTQTDLSIATEMLNMKKIKELEMSICYCEHHINYLNEELNIKLQELKNEIKEKKEAQNEIYSYKKEITKNNNMMIKILEDYHQIMTTMEKIIYEDDNANKYKTNFIKDKKKYNDLVKKVLESNNALKNNNDKLFLPNNMLKGKLKAHQEFITKHMNENKPKESVNKIPSLTDQKNETENLDKPETEVIEKGDNSINEVDPQNNQDINVEVEKIEKIQELIKNKNTDKLKFEDCVDIMYKSNVVLTRSKMEELKDKEPIAIDEFVTFIKPFIINEEDALKNMITFFEIWDVKKTGYMHKDLFMPILKYFGDHLTDQEMEYLQKELSLSNEPNISYIDILKKWIYGKDQQA is encoded by the exons ATGGAAACATTAAAGGGGAgtattatacaaaatatatataccccAAAAaccaataaaattaaaaatgttaatgaAAGGAAAAATACATCCCTTTTCCGAGATGACTCAGTGTATTTTTACAATGACGTCAATACCGAAGCAATCTCTTTATTA GATCGAGCAACCCAACAAATAGACtataatat GATAAAAAATGACTGTATTTTATACAAAGACGGGAACAAAAATCAGcatacaaaaaaagaaaag GAATTTGacaaaataacaaaaattgtaaatgaTGCcgattatttaaattccttaaaaagtaaaatgCACACAACGGacattgaaaaaattatacaaccATTAGGAATATATTcctcaaaaaaaaaatctaaAAGCCATGg AGAAAAagataatgatataatttataaaaataaatatgaatccCTTAAAAAGGAATATGACGATCTTAAGGAAAGAATGGACATCAAGATTGATCTTGAACTTATTAag TCAGGAGCTTTTTACACCAAAGAAGACATACATGATGTTCTTCGtctgataaaaaaatatcaatctaaaattaaagaaaagaaaGATATTATAGATACCcaaaataatgttatagaaaatataatggaacaaac CAAGCTAAATCGAAATAAGTTTAtcgttgaaaaaaaaaaaaatgaagatatgGCAAAGATATGCAATTCCTATTACCACCAAAG taaaaaaacacaaatGAAGATGAAAATGTTGAAGTACTCATTTCTCGAATATAAAATGGCCTTGGAAAATATTGTCTCATGCTGTGAACAAATTGGG GGGGACAAAATAATCTTAATGGACGCGATAAAATCTGCCAAAACACAAACGGATTTATCAATTGCAACTGAAATGCTGAACat gaaaaaaattaaggaGCTCGAAATGAGCATATGCTATTGTGAGCACCACATAAAT TACTTAAATGAAGAATTAAACATAAAGTTACAAgagttaaaaaatgaaataaaagaaaaaaaagaagctCAAAAcgaaatatattcatataaaaaggaaataacaaagaataataatatgatgaTCAAG ATTTTGGAAGATTATCACCAAATTATGACAACCATGGAAAAGATTATATACGAAGATGATAATGCCAATAagtataaaacaaattttatcaaaGACAAGAAAAAG TACAACgatttagtaaaaaaagTCCTCGAAAGTAATAACGCGTTGaagaataataatgataaattatttttacctAATAATATGCTTAAAGGAAAGTTAAAAGCTCATCAAGAGTTTATAACAAAGCATatgaatgaaaataaacCCAAGGAAtctgttaataaaattccAAGCTTGACAgatcaaaaaaatgaaacagaAAATTTAGACAAACCTGAAACAGAAGTAATTGAAAAAGGGGATAATTCTATTAATGAAGTAGACCCCCAAAATAATCAAGATATAAATGTGGAAGtggaaaaaattgaaaaaatacaagaacttataaaaaataaaaat acTGATAAGCTAAAGTTTGAGGACTGCGTCGATATTATGTACAAATCG aATGTAGTACTAACGCGTAGCAAAATGGAGGAACTAAAAGATAAAGAACCAATAGCCATAGATGAGTTTGTAACTTTTATTAAgccatttattataaatgaagaagacgctttaaaaaatatgataactttttttgaaatttgGGATGTTAAG aaAACTGGATATATGCATAAGGACTTGTTTATGCCCAtactaaaatattttggtGACCATTTGACTGATCAAGAAATggaatatttacaaaa aGAACTAAGCTTATCAAACGAACCCAATATATCCTATATTGACATACtgaaaaa GTGGATATATGGAAAAGACCAACAGGCTTAG
- a CDS encoding actin-related protein 2/3 complex subunit 1, putative encodes MIEYLKCNCVKYSIPDEEYNIPIKLSPNKKDMLIAVVNTKNNIVLYKIINTEIIYFDILYTGSRNKIIGLEWSAKNELLIVTIDMKCVIFKKNQKEKWECTNVNIPTEELPTCVCWHPHANAFAIGFSSGAIFICSLKDKQKWIIKKIENHTGSILFLDWSSFGYILSTTSLDSTSLLIYTPNVVDEEANNKDNLKLYKKFEECIAERQFKNNAIINKIEYTGYVLCHSSFSLSNEKVAIIASSFDNSCKKQKIIISDFLKSPINTQSVTWVGQTLQKCLFLDDERLLVYGYEVFPIIIECINNEWIISRVVLPEFIIKNLSVDFFYDKKSIKDIEQECDELNGNEIIGEIVAHSNSILQLSMLETCEDMKNGKFATVSSDFNVVIWSYSL; translated from the exons atgattgaatatttaaaatgtaaTTGTGTAAAATATTCCATTCCCGATgaagaatataatataccaATAAAATTGTCACCCAATAAAAAGGATATGTTAATAGCTGTtgttaatacaaaaaacaacatagttctatataaaataattaataccgaaattatttattttgatattcTATACACCGGT agtagaaataaaattataggACTTGAATGGTCagcaaaaaatgaattgcTTATAGTTACTATTGATATGAAATGTgtcatatttaaaaaaaatcaaaaagaaaaatgggAATGTACTAATGTTAATATACCAACAGAAGAATTACCAACATGTGTTTGTTGGCACCCACATGCCAATGCATTTGCAATTGGATTTTCATCTGGggctatatttatttgttcattaaaagacaaacaaaaatggattataaaaaaaattgaaaatcaTACTGGGAGTATTCTATTTTTAGATTGGAGCTCATTCG GTTACATATTGTCTACTACCTCTCTAGATTCAAcatcattattaatatacaCACCAAATGTTGTGGATGAAGAAGCTAATAATAAGGACAATTTAAA gctgtataaaaaatttgaggAATGTATCGCAGAAagacaatttaaaaataatgccataataaataag ATTGAATACACAGGATATGTTTTATGCCACAGTTCGTTTTCTTTGTCAAACGAAAAAGTAGCGATAATCG ctaGCAGTTTTGATAATAGCTGtaaaaagcaaaaaataataatttcggattttttaaaatccCCAATTAATACTCAGTCCGTTACATGGGTTGGCCAGACACTACAAAAATGTTTGTTCCTAGATGACGAAAGATTATTAGTC taTGGCTATGAGGTGTTTCCAATTATTATAGAATGCATAAATAACGAATGGATTATTTCTCGAGTTGTACTCCCAgagtttattattaaaaatttgagTGTAGACTTTTTTTacgataaaaaaagtattaaGGATATAGAACAAGAGTGTGATGAATTGAATGGTAATGAAATTATTGGAGAAATTGTTGCACATTCTAATAGCATTTTACAACTGTCTATGTTGGAGACATGTGAAGATATGAAGAATGGAAAGTTTGCAACAGTGTCAAGCGATTTTAATGTTGTTATTTGGAGTTATAGTTTATAA
- a CDS encoding tRNA m(1)G methyltransferase, putative: MESVGDEVNDFFCNLANVIDEEDINKILKKKKTKMEKKKEKRERLKEKRKKNRPEEKKKKKYKKRIELLKMLEGLNEEEQIRFLKERKLLQKKKQEEKKKFLEKCYNEGYKICFNCSFLNFMGEKEISSLAKQIFLSYHYMIKNKVPIQFHFSHLKSDDLLFLQLQQKYSLKTWKVHINTKNYWEFFEKNKIVVLSPDATEELTELNKDEVYIISALVDRSISKNLSFYQASLQNVVTKKLPLEKYIKKKKSNVLNVNTVVEILITYLQIKDWKKVFEKCLPQKKVLCFLDE; the protein is encoded by the exons atggaatctGTTGGGGACGAGGTAAacgattttttttgcaacCTTGCGAATGTAATAGATGAAGAagatattaacaaaattttgaaaaagaagaaaactaaaatggaaaaaaagaaagaaaagaGAGAAagattaaaagaaaaacgtaaaaaaaatagacccgaagaaaaaaaaaaaaaaaaatataaaaaaagaatcgaattattaaaaatgttagaAGGATTAAATGAAGAAGAACAAATAAGATTTTTAAAggaaagaaaattattacaaaaaaaaaaacaagaagaaaaaaaaaaatttttagaGAAGTGTTATAATGAaggatataaaatatgttttaattgtagtttcttaaattttatgggagaaaaagaaatatcaAGTTTAGCTAAAcaaatttttctttcttatCATTACatgattaaaaataaagttcctatacaatttcatttttctcatttaaaaagtgatgatctattatttttacaactacaacaaaaatattctttaaaaaCATGGAAAgttcatataaatacaaaaaattattgggaattttttgaaaaaaacaagatTGTAGTTCTGTCTCCTGATGCAACAGAG GAATTAAcagaattaaataaagacgaggtgtatataatatctgCACTTGTTGATAGGAGCATTTCGAAG AACTTATCTTTTTATCAAGCCTCTTTACAAAATGtagtaacaaaaaaattgccTTTAGAG aaatatattaagaaGAAAAAGAGCAACGTTCTGAATGTCAACACAGTGGttgaaattttaataacttATTTACAAATCAAAGATTGGAAAAAagtttttgaaaaatgtttaccacaaaaaaaagttttatgTTTTCTTGACGAATAG